One Acanthopagrus latus isolate v.2019 chromosome 12, fAcaLat1.1, whole genome shotgun sequence genomic region harbors:
- the LOC119030499 gene encoding sphingosine 1-phosphate receptor 3, whose product MINPQIHLHYNYTGKLDHRPSIGSSSGGVDAKTVVFLVVCSFIVLENLTVLVAIWRNHRFHNRMYYFIGNLALCDMLAGVAYLVNLLLSGEKTLQLSPALWFVREGSMFVALGASIFSLLAIAIERHLTMIKMRPYDANKNYRVFLLIGTCWLIAISLGALPILGWNCLDNLPDCSTVLPLYTKKYVAFCIIVFMILLLAMSVLYARIYILVKSSSRKVSKHRNSEHAMSLLRTVIIVVGVFIACWTPIFVLLLLDVACERRCPILYKADWFIAVAVLNSAMNPVIYTLASREMRRAFLGLVCGVCYRGKASANGSGHKQALEPSRSRSKSWSSQNNPNQSQRSSKQAEQEKERGQGADAAPGEVSVVAGGATQAVLKSDRTD is encoded by the coding sequence ATGATCAACCCTCAGATACACCTCCACTACAACTACACGGGGAAGCTGGACCACCGGCCCAGCATCGGCTCCAGCTCCGGCGGGGTGGACGCCAAGACCGTCGTGTTCCTCGTCGTGTGCAGCTTCATCGTCCTGGAGAACCTCACCGTGCTGGTGGCCATATGGAGGAACCACCGCTTCCACAACCGCATGTACTACTTCATCGGCAACCTGGCGCTGTGCGACATGCTGGCCGGCGTGGCCTACCTGGTGAACCTGCTCCTGTCCGGAGAGAAGACCCTGCAGCTCTCGCCGGCCCTCTGGTTCGTCAGAGAGGGGAGCATGTTCGTTGCGCTCGGTGCCTCCATCTTCAGCCTCCTGGCTATTGCGATAGAGAGACACCTGACTATGATCAAGATGAGGCCTTATGATGCCAACAAGAACTACAGAGTCTTCCTGCTCATAGGAACCTGCTGGCTGATCGCCATCTCTCTCGGAGCTCTGCCCATTCTCGGCTGGAACTGCCTGGACAACCTCCCCGACTGCTCCACCGTCCTCCCCCTCTACACCAAGAAATACGTCGCCTTCTGCATCATCGTATTCATGATCTTGCTCTTGGCCATGTCGGTCCTCTACGCCCGCATCTACATCCTTGTAAAGTCCAGCAGCCGGAAGGTGAGCAAGCACAGGAACTCCGAGCACGCCATGTCGCTGCTGCGCACCGTCATCATCGTCGTCGGGGTCTTCATCGCCTGCTGGACGCCCATCttcgtcctgctgctgctggacgtgGCGTGCGAGCGCCGCTGCCCCATCCTCTACAAGGCCGACTGGTTCATCGCCGTGGCCGTGCTCAACTCGGCCATGAACCCGGTCATTTACACGCTGGCCAGCCGGGAGATGAGGCGGGCCTTCCTGGGTCTGGTGTGCGGCGTCTGCTACCGGGGCAAGGCCTCCGCCAACGGCAGCGGGCACAAGCAGGCCCTGGAGCCCAGCCGCAGCAGGAGCAAGTCGTGGAGCAGCCAGAACAACCCCAACCAGAGCCAGCGGAGCTCCAAGCAGgcggagcaggagaaggagagggggcaGGGGGCGGACGCGGCCCCTGGAGAGGTGTCGGTGGTGGCAGGAGGGGCCACGCAGGCCGTCCTCAAGTCTGACAGAACAGACTGA
- the LOC119030498 gene encoding zinc finger and BTB domain-containing protein 7C isoform X1, with product MLQDIQQTEKRMVHHREEDLIGIPFPNHSSDVLCSLNEQRRDGLLCDVILIVRDQEYRTHRSVLAACSQYFKKLFTVATTDGGEHHHAAAVYEIDFVAPESLTAILEFAYTSTLTVTASNVKEILNAAQMLEIPCIINVCLEIMDSGGGGGGGGGRAEEGEEDEEEEEDAEEDEEEEEEEEDEEEDVGSRKDEQEEEEDNVSERSLQSSESRGVQTPPGTEDSPPPSTSTYHQQFDLSSQSQSPDTMRGKQESMESRALKDFSIESLLQEGLYPRMSSLDRRANFSPLLPGFYPSMWAAEFPAFPKQLLDPNHHQHPHAGASQQTRLPQAFPTSAALEASRPLDLAVKREIIKEEMKEEVPLSLLQGNFLKDFVNSGLGSTMNSGSGPSEGHALGQIKDEGDFRSYLSFLSSASHLGALFPPWQLEEERKMKPKASQQCPICNKVIQGAGKLPRHMRTHTGEKPYMCTICEVRFTRQDKLKIHMRKHTGERPYICLHCNSKFVHNYDLKNHLRIHTGVRPYQCEHCYKSFTRSDHLHRHIKRQSCRISRPRRGRKPAAWRSTPTSNFLCPPTVATNRFEENGLSSTYQGVKNHGLGEMLGLGNRGLGFKSGDGAGRESREERRAEGKHVAEEEKAAAARQRGVFAFALAGEEVLTHSPFYASTSDPWTMRLERAPPISEPAK from the exons CTGGCCGCCTGTAGCCAGTACTTCAAAAAGCTCTTCACAGTTGCCACCACTGATGGCGGGGAACACCATCATGCAGCGGCCGTGTATGAAATTGACTTTGTGGCTCCGGAGTCTCTCACAGCCATCCTGGAGTTCGCTTACACTTCTACTCTGACAGTGACGGCGTCCAACGTCAAAGAAATCCTGAACGCAGCTCAGATGCTGGAGATTCCCTGCATCATCAATGTTTGCCTGGAGATCATGGACAGTGGGggtggaggcggtggaggaggagggagagcggaggagggagaagaggacgaagaggaagaggaggatgcggaggaagatgaggaggaggaagaagaggaggaggacgaagaggaggatgtTGGGTCGAGGAAGGacgagcaagaggaggaggaggacaatgtCAGCGAGAGGTCGCTGCAGTCGTCGGAGAGCAGGGGCGTGCAGACGCCGCCGGGGACAGAGGACTCGCCGCCTCCCAGCACCTCCACATACCACCAGCAATTTGACCTgtcatcacagtcacagtcgCCAGACACCATGAGAGGAAAACAG GAGAGTATGGAGAGTCGGGCTTTGAAGGATTTCTCCATCGAGTCACTACTCCAGGAGGGGCTGTACCCTCGTATGTCATCACTGGACAGGAGGGCCAACTTCTCCCCTCTCCTACCAGGCTTCTACCCCTCCATGTGGGCAGCTGAGTTCCCGGCCTTCCCCAAACAGCTCCTAGATCCAAACCACCACCAGCATCCCCATGCAGGAGCCTCACAACAAACCAGGCTCCCACAGGCCTTCCCCACCTCTGCAGCACTTGAGGCCTCCAGGCCCCTCGATCTGGCTGTGAAAAGGGAGATCAtaaaggaggagatgaaggaggaggtcCCGCTCAGTCTGCTCCAGGGCAACTTCCTGAAGGATTTTGTCAACTCAGGCTTGGGCAGCACTATGAATTCTGGGTCAGGGCCATCAGAAGGTCACGCACTGGGTCAGATAAAGGATGAAGGTGACTTCCGATCGTACCTGAGCTTCCTGAGCTCTGCGTCCCACCTGGGGGCGCTGTTTCCTCCctggcagctggaggaggagaggaagatgaaaccCAAAGCTTCGCAACAGTGTCCTATCTGCAACAAGGTCATCCAAGGAGCAGGGAAGCTGCCACGACACATGAGGACGCACACGGGAGAGAAACCATATATGTGCACTATCTGTGAAGTGCGATTCACCAG ACAAGACAAACTAAAGATCCACATGAGGAAGCACACAGGTGAGCGCCCCTACATCTGCCTCCACTGCAACTCCAAGTTTGTCCACAACTACGACCTGAAGAACCACCTGCGTATCCACACGGGCGTCCGTCCATACCAGTGCGAGCACTGCTACAAAAGTTTCACACGGTCCGACCACCTACATCGACACATCAAGAGGCAAAGCTGCCGCATCTCCCGCCCTCGGCGAGGACGAAAACCAGCTGCTTGGCGTTCCACACCCACCAGCAACTTCCTGTGCCCCCCCACCGTTGCCACCAACCGGTTTGAGGAGAACGGGTTAAGCTCCACATACCAGGGAGTCAAGAATCACGGACTTGGGGAGATGCTCGGCCTCGGCAACAGAGGTCTGGGATTTAAGAGCGGGGACGGTGCAGGcagggagagcagggaggaaCGGCGAGCAGAGGGGAAGCACGtcgcagaggaggagaaggcagcagcagcgaggcAGAGGGGAGTGTTTGCCTTTGCCCTCGCTGGAGAAGAAGTACTTACCCACTCTCCATTTTATGCTTcgacctctgacccctggaCCATGAGACTGGAGCGTGCTCCACCCATCTCTGAGCCAGCCAAATGA
- the LOC119030498 gene encoding zinc finger and BTB domain-containing protein 7C isoform X2, with protein sequence MVHHREEDLIGIPFPNHSSDVLCSLNEQRRDGLLCDVILIVRDQEYRTHRSVLAACSQYFKKLFTVATTDGGEHHHAAAVYEIDFVAPESLTAILEFAYTSTLTVTASNVKEILNAAQMLEIPCIINVCLEIMDSGGGGGGGGGRAEEGEEDEEEEEDAEEDEEEEEEEEDEEEDVGSRKDEQEEEEDNVSERSLQSSESRGVQTPPGTEDSPPPSTSTYHQQFDLSSQSQSPDTMRGKQESMESRALKDFSIESLLQEGLYPRMSSLDRRANFSPLLPGFYPSMWAAEFPAFPKQLLDPNHHQHPHAGASQQTRLPQAFPTSAALEASRPLDLAVKREIIKEEMKEEVPLSLLQGNFLKDFVNSGLGSTMNSGSGPSEGHALGQIKDEGDFRSYLSFLSSASHLGALFPPWQLEEERKMKPKASQQCPICNKVIQGAGKLPRHMRTHTGEKPYMCTICEVRFTRQDKLKIHMRKHTGERPYICLHCNSKFVHNYDLKNHLRIHTGVRPYQCEHCYKSFTRSDHLHRHIKRQSCRISRPRRGRKPAAWRSTPTSNFLCPPTVATNRFEENGLSSTYQGVKNHGLGEMLGLGNRGLGFKSGDGAGRESREERRAEGKHVAEEEKAAAARQRGVFAFALAGEEVLTHSPFYASTSDPWTMRLERAPPISEPAK encoded by the exons CTGGCCGCCTGTAGCCAGTACTTCAAAAAGCTCTTCACAGTTGCCACCACTGATGGCGGGGAACACCATCATGCAGCGGCCGTGTATGAAATTGACTTTGTGGCTCCGGAGTCTCTCACAGCCATCCTGGAGTTCGCTTACACTTCTACTCTGACAGTGACGGCGTCCAACGTCAAAGAAATCCTGAACGCAGCTCAGATGCTGGAGATTCCCTGCATCATCAATGTTTGCCTGGAGATCATGGACAGTGGGggtggaggcggtggaggaggagggagagcggaggagggagaagaggacgaagaggaagaggaggatgcggaggaagatgaggaggaggaagaagaggaggaggacgaagaggaggatgtTGGGTCGAGGAAGGacgagcaagaggaggaggaggacaatgtCAGCGAGAGGTCGCTGCAGTCGTCGGAGAGCAGGGGCGTGCAGACGCCGCCGGGGACAGAGGACTCGCCGCCTCCCAGCACCTCCACATACCACCAGCAATTTGACCTgtcatcacagtcacagtcgCCAGACACCATGAGAGGAAAACAG GAGAGTATGGAGAGTCGGGCTTTGAAGGATTTCTCCATCGAGTCACTACTCCAGGAGGGGCTGTACCCTCGTATGTCATCACTGGACAGGAGGGCCAACTTCTCCCCTCTCCTACCAGGCTTCTACCCCTCCATGTGGGCAGCTGAGTTCCCGGCCTTCCCCAAACAGCTCCTAGATCCAAACCACCACCAGCATCCCCATGCAGGAGCCTCACAACAAACCAGGCTCCCACAGGCCTTCCCCACCTCTGCAGCACTTGAGGCCTCCAGGCCCCTCGATCTGGCTGTGAAAAGGGAGATCAtaaaggaggagatgaaggaggaggtcCCGCTCAGTCTGCTCCAGGGCAACTTCCTGAAGGATTTTGTCAACTCAGGCTTGGGCAGCACTATGAATTCTGGGTCAGGGCCATCAGAAGGTCACGCACTGGGTCAGATAAAGGATGAAGGTGACTTCCGATCGTACCTGAGCTTCCTGAGCTCTGCGTCCCACCTGGGGGCGCTGTTTCCTCCctggcagctggaggaggagaggaagatgaaaccCAAAGCTTCGCAACAGTGTCCTATCTGCAACAAGGTCATCCAAGGAGCAGGGAAGCTGCCACGACACATGAGGACGCACACGGGAGAGAAACCATATATGTGCACTATCTGTGAAGTGCGATTCACCAG ACAAGACAAACTAAAGATCCACATGAGGAAGCACACAGGTGAGCGCCCCTACATCTGCCTCCACTGCAACTCCAAGTTTGTCCACAACTACGACCTGAAGAACCACCTGCGTATCCACACGGGCGTCCGTCCATACCAGTGCGAGCACTGCTACAAAAGTTTCACACGGTCCGACCACCTACATCGACACATCAAGAGGCAAAGCTGCCGCATCTCCCGCCCTCGGCGAGGACGAAAACCAGCTGCTTGGCGTTCCACACCCACCAGCAACTTCCTGTGCCCCCCCACCGTTGCCACCAACCGGTTTGAGGAGAACGGGTTAAGCTCCACATACCAGGGAGTCAAGAATCACGGACTTGGGGAGATGCTCGGCCTCGGCAACAGAGGTCTGGGATTTAAGAGCGGGGACGGTGCAGGcagggagagcagggaggaaCGGCGAGCAGAGGGGAAGCACGtcgcagaggaggagaaggcagcagcagcgaggcAGAGGGGAGTGTTTGCCTTTGCCCTCGCTGGAGAAGAAGTACTTACCCACTCTCCATTTTATGCTTcgacctctgacccctggaCCATGAGACTGGAGCGTGCTCCACCCATCTCTGAGCCAGCCAAATGA